ttaaatgattgataatattgattgcTTCATGGTCATTTGCAGTACCAGATGATAATATCCATCTTTtcttatgtttttttatttgaaaaggtgaagaaattgttgttgatactGGATTATGAtctgataatgaagatggaATTTGGTGGACTTGTGAATATATATTTTCAGGGTCTATTCTATTGTATTGAGTATATATTCTATCTAATCTGTTGCCATGTGTATGAGTTGGagtgtttttaaattcacctTGATCAATTAGACGGTGTTGGTATGTGTAGGATTGGATAATATCATATAATAGTGAATTGTCGTTGTGGATACAGTTGAAATCTCCTGCGATAATAGACACATGTTGGGATTGGTTTGGTATTGGGTTTGTTGAGTGGATGTGGGGAAGTGTTTGTAGTGAAGTTGAATATGAATTCTTTTTGATGGTATTATTTGATGCTGGTGCGTAAATTCCAAGAATACCAATTGGTAATTGATTTGGAAATATAACGTCTACTAAAATAGCTCTACCATCAATTGTTGATATGTGTTTGAGTTTGAGTGTGTTTGGGTTATGGTTAAGGATGATTACACCATTTCCTCGTTTGGTGACAGAGATGATATGATCGGGAAAATCATGTTTAAGTTgtaatggtgatgaattGAGTTCAGTGAGAATTGAGATTGTTGGACGAGGTGGAAGTTTTGATATAAGTAGTTGTAGTGTGTCAACAGCTTTTTGGTAGGAATTGTGTTGATTGTTTGGGTTTTCAGTGAATCCTCTACAATTCCATGTTATAAAGTTGATTTTTGAGCTCATACCTTACTAGGTTTGGCAGCACCAGTATTGACTGGTTGTGTAGTCAAGGCATTGCTGCTTCTTCTTGTATTTATTGTATTTGGAGTTGGTGCACTTGGTTTGTTTGGTTGAGATTGTAGAGGTTTTTGTGGTACAATTGTTGGATCGGTTGGATTGCTCATTGATAATGAGTTTTTcccgttattattatttgaagaatcACTTTTGtgtgaaatttcattattgtttTGGGATTGATTGTTAATATCAAGTGATTCATTTAGTGTAGCTTTTGAACCACTATTTTGAAGTGGGTTATTATTGCGATTGGAACTTGCAATTTCGTTGATTGGTGGGGTGTTAATGTTGTTTTTAGGTGGATGattgttattgttaatatTTGGGTTTTTGAGAGCATTTTTTATAGTTGTTGCCATATCTGCATTTTTTGCATGTTGAATTTTGTGTTTAGTGACACTACATGTTGCAGCTTTGATATATCTTGTGATACCAGATGGTTGTTCGATCTTTTGATCAACAATGTTGTGTGTGTGATCAATGTTATAATGTAGCTTTTAAACGCAACAGCATATGAGTATGTGACagtaaatgattcaattgatgtACAACTGGTGAATTTGGTGAGGTTGTTTATAATTGCATCGTTTGCATGTTTGGGTGAGTACGTTTGAATGAATGTTTTAATGATTGCATAATCATTTGATGATATTTCGAATCTATAGTTGAGTTTGTGGATATTTAGTGCAAGTTTGTTTTGAAGGTTGATTATTGAAGTTAATTTATCAACGTTGCAATTTACGAAGGCAGTTGcaccaattattttaaatgctGATGGCGACAGTATATCTTCGAAGAGTTTGTGAATGTTTTtgtgaatttgttgaattcttGTGTCATCTTTAGAGGTTAATTCTTCACGGATGTGTGGTTGATTAAAGTAACACTTAATGTTGATggtgttattgtttttttctaAGAAGGAGAGTGGTCTTGTGATTGATGGAGGTGCAATGATATCTAATTGATTATCAAGTCCTTTGTTAAGTGAGAATTGATTTGTTGGGGTTTGTTTTTTAGGTGTGTCGATTTTTGcacttttgttttttgttgttgaggttgtggaggtattatttgtattggtTGTGTCGTTATCTGAATGATTTAACTGGAATTCAGTTGAGTGATCATCAGCCGTTGTTGAAAAGTATATAGGACGATAGCCCTTGCTTTATTGAGTAAAACTAGGGCAAAATTAAGTGGAATGAATGTGGTGGTGAAGATATAGcagtgatttatttattatatgaaTAAATTCTTGTTTATTTCTTTGTTTCGTTTCTTTGTTTTGTTtcggtttttatttttagaagaGGATCGAACACTTGATCTATtcaagatttttttaaaaatatatgcGTATGCTGGGAATCGAACCCAGTTCGCATCCGTGGCAGGGATGCATCATACCACTAGACCACATAcgctttttttatatttctgaaaaaaatttaccaaaATTTATGTCGTAATGGGGAATAAAATCAACAGCCATTATCTGCGAAAACATCTGGAGAAGAAAATTCATGAAGGAATAACACTCAAAAACTTAAGAAAAGAACCACTAGTACACGAACTAAAGAAAACTCAAACAGCAGCCGGGAAAGAACAAAAAACAACATATACAAACTAATCagacaagaaaaaaaagcaaCCAATAacgaacaaaaaaaaaattcaaaaacatcATCTCCCTGCAATTCGAATGATTTAGCAAACACTGGAACTCACCACTACACACAGTAGCACTACCATCAAACCtcaataaatatattacaTCATTCAACACACTCCGCACCCcccaactttaaaaaaaaaaaaaaaaaaaaccatacaACCTTAAAAGGCACctgtaatatttaataataaaatgagatATATCTCAAGAAGAAGCAACTAAAAATTGCGTTAttccatcaaaaaaaaatttatgtcGTATTTATAATCAGTCctataaaaaaacatttagtaataattgtttataataaaattaataatacatatATTACTTAAATAAAACCCGTACACATCCCTGGTTGGTTGAGGccattaaaaagaaaaaaaatactttttcaaAACTAGAATTCAACAGAATCACAAAAACAAacggaaaaaaaaaaataaaataaaaaaaaaaaaaataaaaataaataaattttttttttttttcttcttactaatttttttttttttttttttttttctacaatttaaaaaaaaaacacaatgATTTATGGTGATACAAGAGAATTTAGAAATATTCATttccatttaaataatatcagGATAGTAGGAGCAATATTTGGTCAAGATGGTTTTATTCATAAAAAAATCCCACTCGCAACCAAAGTGATTTCTATAATttgttcaattttatttgcaCTTAGTTTAGTAGCACCTTCAATGTTTGGTTCTTATAAAACCtgtttatcaattgaaagtctaacaaattcatttttagataatcgtttgtattttttttttttttttttttttattatttattaatttttttttttttttttgattatttattaatttcttaaaaaaaaaaaaaagtttatagaattatattatcaaattttgcACATTTATCAATTTATCATATTGTTTATAATATGATAACATTTTTAGATCTTGCAAAATTAGAAAGACTTACATTTGGaacattaaaatatttttatttattgtttttatttggaattattacaaatttaatatgtttatttatttatttcattggTAGAAATAATGTTTGTCATTTAGGTTTCTCTGGTGTACTATTTGCATTGATTTATATTGAATCAAATTCCTCAGGAAGAgatgtatttttatttaatgcaGTTAAAATTCCATCAAAATTATACCCATGGGCAATGTTAATTTTAGCCCATGTTTTTGTACCAAGAAGTTCATTCATTGGTCATTTCAGTggtattgttgttggtattttatttattaaaggTTATTTAGATATCTTTATCttatcaaatcaaaaattatcaGAAATTGAATCATCTCAACTTATGAATATATTTACAACTAAAAATAGTTATTTcccaataattaaatttggtggtTCTCGTAGATCCTATAATACTGATAGAAAAAGTTTAGatggtttattttttgaattaaaaaatttatttaacccacaacaacaacaacaaagacaacaacaaagacaacaacaacaaccacaatcaccacaaccacaacaaccacaacaaccacaacaacaaccacaacaacaaccacaacaacaaccacaacaacatcaaagaGATAATTTTAGAAacgataataatgataatagtaataattatgatGAATATGATTTCTCAAAATAacgaataaaaaaaaaataaaaaataaaaaaataaaaaaaaatcgccacattatttttattttttttattttttattttttttaattaataataataataatccaaagtTAAATTCATTGTCATTTTCATCTAAAAATAGTTTGTGGTGATATTTTAGTAGTTTGGAACTGtgttgaataaaaaaaacaaaaatagaaaaaaagaaaaaataaaaaaaatgaaaaaaaataaaaaaaataaaaatttgggggaataaaaatgatatttttaattaaatttaataattatttttttttttgaaaattgagTATGGTTCTATCCAAATTTGTAACGAATCTAGCAAAACGAAGTTTTGTAAAATATTCTGGTAAAGAGGCAAAGAAAACAAATTCTAacgtcttttttttttatttttttttttactttttttttttttttactattattttattttttttttatttttttttttattttttttatttttttcaataaaaaaagtaactAATCTATagatatataaattttttaattttaaataataaaaatattttttaacacATTTTCCccctttttttgaaaaataaagagttgtagaataaaaaaaaaaaaaaataaaaaaaataacataattaaaaaaaaaataaaataaaatattaaaatattaaaaccaaAACAAGATTATACctaagtaataataaatagataatatttttaaaaaaaataatttaaaaaatcggATATCATAATTTCACAAAACCAAAcgtataattttaaaaattataactcgaatattattttttttttttaattaaaaaaaaaaaaaaaaaaaaaaaaaaaaaaaaaaaaaatatacatatattaaaaaataaattaataaataaatattaaaataataaataaaaattttatatataatataaaccaaaaaaaaaaaaaaaaaaaatggaaaaaacaaaaattaattcaaatgaattaaaagtcttgataaataattttggaaCAGTtcctttatttaaaattgatgaaaatgaaaaccAAGATgttactttaaaaaaattaaatagttcaaggtaaataattatttaattttttttttttttcatttatatatttttattatttaaaactaattatttattttatttttaattaatagaCCAGTTGGGTATCATCAATTTTGTTttgattcaaaattaaacaaatataaaagtATTGATAAAggtgatttaattgaaaatcaaagtGAAGAATTAGCATGTAATCCATACCTTTATTCAAAgaatattaaatttgtacATGAACGTGATATGGAAATGTGTTATATTTGTAGGGATAGGGATGCTCCATCAGTATGTTTATGGAGTTGGGATTTTGGaaagaaattagaaatttcaaaattaatattaaacatGTTATTTATGGCATTTGAAGAGAATAGTGGTATTGATTGGTATTTATCAACTGAAATTTCCAATGATATGGTTTTAGCATTGCGTAATAAAAACCATGAAAAAGTGATGAAAACAATTCAAGATGAATTTTTCAAGTTACCATTAGAACTTGTTTCACCAGTTTATTTTgataagaaattaaatttaacagAATTGGTGGGTGGTTCAAAGAGATTCTATCTTTCATGTATTATGTCCAATAGTGGTCCTTATAAAACTCAATTATTCCGTTCGAAATTCTTAACAAAATTCACTCAAGAAGATGACGACTATCTACATTTACACACACCTCCAAAATTCAATTACCCATTTAATATCTACTTTGAagtttcattatcatcaaataactccaccaccaccactacctcAACTACTactaaaaaagaaaatcaacaaGAAAATCTTGATATTAATGGtaaacaaaacaataataactattatttcgttgaaattgatgaaaatattgatacaGTTCAAGATAATAGCACCTTTAAAACAAAGAATTGGGATTCTGGTAGAGTTGGTGATTGGTTATTTGATATGGGTTTCTATGACTTGATTGAAAGGTTTTCCTTTCAAAATGTTAATGGTGAAACTTTATTAACTCGTGGtttatcaatattaccaAATAGTTTTCTTCAAAATTCtacaaaaagaaataaatatattgaagcaataaatagattattatcattaaataaaatggattcaattttatcgcctcaacaacaacaacaacaacaacaacaacaacaacaacaacaacaacaacaacaacaacaacaacaacaacaacaacaacaacaattacaattacaacaacaaccaattgaACAACCAATTGCAAGTGCTGATGATCAACAAATGTTAGTTCCAACTGCAAATGCTTCACCATTGTATTCAAATCAATATagtgaaaaatcaattttatttttaaattatttagacgaaacaaaaaaaaaacaattaaataattttaaaaaattaccagATGAATcttcaaaaaatcaaataaatcttgatgataataatgaaagcaaattaatattaaatgatttaaattcaagtaattataaattaataattaaaaataatgttattCATGTTCATAAATCAATACTTTCACAAAATTCAGATTATTTCAATGCATTGTTTACTTCaagtttttttgaaaatttaaatagtacTTGTACTTTTGAaagtgatgatgaaaaattaacaattgaaTCATTGGAATTATTAATGGAATTTATTTACCTTCAAACTCAAGAAGAagcattaaattttttaaaaaaacaagattttaaacaattaaaagttttactTCATTTATCCGATAGATTcctttttaaacaaaaagaattaattgaaaaatttattgTTTGGTCTATAAAAtctgtaaatttaaaaataattgatcaagaatttaataataataatttaatttcgctctttacaaaatattatttaaataattaattaattaataaaaataaaaaaaaaaataaaaaaataaaaaaaccaaatagaattaaaagaatcaaataaagcaccattaaaaaaaaaaaaaaaaaaaaatttttgattaaaatgaAGTGAAATTATAGCGTTTGTTGGtctcatttaaaaaatcattccaaatcaaaaaaaagacttaataaaaatcaagaaaaaaaaaaatcattaaatttattaaaatatcttaTATGATAAACCTTGTACCAAAAAAACGTTTTTGACATGATGATTTTCAGataattcataaaaaaatggtttttttttttttttttttaatttttttttattatctacTCTTTTTATAAGagcagaaaaaaaaaatcattctattttaaaacaattaaagataaataaaaaaatgataaaggtaacatttatcattttttttttttatataattcaatttataaattctcaATCAACTTTTCAtctaaatgaaaaatcattaGCATTACAAATATTAAGTGATTGTTATGGTTACACTTTTCCAGATCCAACAACTGCAGACCCATGTGGAGTTTTAAATGCAATTTTTTGTAAAGTAGGCGCAAATCCAGATGGTAccacttttatttttgatgTCAGacttttagaaaataattatagttGCACAATTGGTGATCTTTCaaattttccaaatttaaaatcattatcagtTTATGGAAATCATTCATTAGGTACTgctttttttcaaaatattaataatttaacagtATTAAATGATGTgtaaagttttaattattattattattattaaaaatttttttaaaaatgttgtttattaatttttttttttttttttttttttttttttttttttttgatcaaaaataaaaagtacaACCAATATTCAATCAGAAACAATTCCAATTAATGTTAAATTACCAAGTACTTTAattacatttattattaataatttattaacagCATTACCAATTGGATTTTTTGAAAGTAATATTCAAaatctttatatttataatgcTGGATTTAGTGCTAGTTATCCATCATCTTTAAAAACAGTCAATAAACAATTGACAGAAATGGTATTAAGTGTGAATCAAAACTCAATACCTCCATTTAATATGGGAAGCTatctttcaaatttaaatgaattaattttaaatgtaattAATGAAAAGTCAATTATTGGATACACTGATTATTCTTTCCCAACATTTCAATCATTTAGAATTTTCAAACATCTTACTGtaaatttccaaaataatcaaaatgaaaattcaattcaacTTTTTAACTTCCCatcaacttttaataatattcaatcactttcaaaattaaatattaatggtATTGGTTTCACTGTTGATTCATCATTAGGTTATATTGATTTAAGAAATAATCCTCAAACTTTTgatttgtaattattattgtttattattattaattcacattaaatagtttttatttttgtaactaatatttttttattattttttagaataaTTAATGGAACATgtgaattattttcatcatgcACTACAACTAATGATTGTGTTAGATTACCAAAAACTTCAAGTTTAACTGTTTTAGAATGttcatttaatattagtaatattaattatttaaatattacaagttttaaatcaacatcaaataatttatcacaaACACTTccagaaatta
This region of Dictyostelium discoideum AX4 chromosome 3 chromosome, whole genome shotgun sequence genomic DNA includes:
- a CDS encoding hypothetical protein (Similar to Aquifex aeolicus. methionyl-tRNA synthetase beta subunit); protein product: MIYGDTREFRNIHFHLNNIRIVGAIFGQDGFIHKKIPLATKVISIICSILFALSLVAPSMFGSYKTCLSIESLTNSFLDNLYRIILSNFAHLSIYHIVYNMITFLDLAKLERLTFGTLKYFYLLFLFGIITNLICLFIYFIGRNNVCHLGFSGVLFALIYIESNSSGRDVFLFNAVKIPSKLYPWAMLILAHVFVPRSSFIGHFSGIVVGILFIKGYLDIFILSNQKLSEIESSQLMNIFTTKNSYFPIIKFGGSRRSYNTDRKSLDGLFFELKNLFNPQQQQQRQQQRQQQQPQSPQPQQPQQPQQQPQQQPQQQPQQHQRDNFRNDNNDNSNNYDEYDFSK